One Chitinophagaceae bacterium C216 genomic window carries:
- the ypjD gene encoding putative protein YpjD: MSITISEAQQRVDEWIKTIGVRYFGELTNMAILTEEVGELARHMARLYGDQSYKDGKKYSDDERKALLGEEMADVLWVLLCLANQTGVDLTAALQQSFEKKTKRDADRHASNEKLK; the protein is encoded by the coding sequence ATGAGTATAACAATTAGCGAGGCGCAACAGCGCGTAGATGAATGGATTAAAACCATCGGTGTTAGATATTTCGGCGAATTGACGAATATGGCCATTCTTACCGAAGAAGTAGGAGAGTTGGCACGCCACATGGCACGGCTTTATGGTGATCAGTCTTATAAGGATGGTAAAAAGTATTCGGATGATGAACGTAAAGCATTGCTGGGAGAAGAAATGGCTGATGTGTTATGGGTGCTCCTTTGTTTGGCTAATCAGACAGGCGTAGATCTTACTGCAGCATTACAACAAAGCTTTGAAAAGAAAACAAAGCGCGATGCAGACAGACACGCGAGTAATGAAAAGCTTAAATAA
- the dtd gene encoding D-aminoacyl-tRNA deacylase, with protein sequence MRAVVQRVQKASVTIDGQLHASIEQGLLILLGIEDADNDEDIAWLSQKITQLRIFNDDAGVMNISVKDINGEVLLVSQFTLHASIKKGNRPSYIRASKPDIAIPLYNKMIQQLEKDLGKPIQTGVFGADMKVALLNDGPVTIIIDTKNKE encoded by the coding sequence ATGCGAGCGGTAGTACAAAGAGTGCAAAAAGCATCTGTTACGATTGATGGCCAACTTCATGCTTCCATAGAGCAGGGGTTACTGATATTGCTGGGGATTGAGGATGCCGATAACGATGAAGATATTGCCTGGTTAAGTCAGAAAATAACGCAGCTACGTATTTTTAATGACGATGCCGGGGTCATGAATATTTCCGTAAAGGATATCAATGGAGAGGTGCTGCTGGTGAGCCAGTTTACGTTGCATGCTTCGATAAAAAAAGGGAACCGTCCTTCTTATATCAGAGCCAGCAAACCCGATATAGCTATTCCTTTGTATAATAAAATGATTCAGCAGTTAGAAAAAGATTTGGGTAAGCCCATTCAAACAGGTGTATTTGGTGCAGATATGAAAGTTGCGTTGCTGAACGACGGTCCTGTCACCATCATCATCGATACAAAAAATAAAGAATGA
- the arfB gene encoding Peptidyl-tRNA hydrolase ArfB, producing MDVSREIIFKTTRSSGKGGQNVNKVETAVVAYFDITASSLLTPEQKSRVYHRLSTRINANGVLQVRSKSHRTQLENKEDAVRKINALVVQALQVRKPRIATTATRASIEKRIERKKKESVKKSFRRKIDKNNLE from the coding sequence ATGGATGTATCGCGCGAAATAATTTTTAAAACCACTCGCAGCAGTGGTAAAGGCGGACAAAATGTAAACAAAGTAGAAACCGCCGTGGTGGCTTATTTTGACATCACTGCATCCTCACTGCTTACACCTGAGCAAAAGTCACGTGTATACCACAGATTAAGTACACGCATTAATGCCAATGGAGTATTGCAGGTAAGATCCAAAAGCCATCGCACGCAACTAGAAAACAAAGAAGATGCCGTCAGAAAGATAAATGCACTTGTCGTTCAGGCCTTACAGGTGAGAAAGCCACGTATTGCTACTACCGCTACCCGTGCATCCATTGAAAAAAGAATTGAACGTAAAAAGAAAGAAAGCGTTAAGAAAAGTTTTCGAAGGAAAATAGATAAAAACAATCTCGAATAA
- a CDS encoding hypothetical protein (UPF0353 protein Rv1481) yields MIYEWLKNIVFVWPENFILLGLIPFLIARYIRNERNHKAALLTSAVNVNTPSTFKTNFRHLPFVLRILALICLIMALARPQHQTDQTHAEGEGIDIVLCMDVSASMLTNDIKPSRFQVAKEVAAEFVKSRPVDRIGLVIFGGESFTKCPITSDKNTLLTQLQSLKIKDGGYLADGTLIGEGLAMAVNRVSKGSSKSRVVILLTDGKEEAPVTRIIDPYTATEIAKAENVKVYCIGLGSTEFMIEQVVKDNAGNTVRNDIDETLLTRIASETGGKYFRATDKASLQAIYSEIDQLEKSKVEIIRYKEIEEMFIPFVLLALGLLFIELLLRFTIFKTFP; encoded by the coding sequence ATGATATACGAATGGTTAAAAAATATTGTTTTCGTATGGCCCGAGAATTTTATTCTGTTGGGGTTGATACCTTTTTTAATCGCCCGTTATATCAGAAACGAAAGAAATCATAAGGCGGCTTTGCTTACTTCCGCAGTAAATGTAAATACGCCTTCTACATTTAAAACTAATTTCAGACATCTACCTTTTGTATTGCGCATACTGGCTTTGATATGCCTGATTATGGCATTAGCCAGACCGCAACATCAGACCGATCAAACCCATGCGGAAGGAGAGGGGATCGATATAGTGTTATGTATGGATGTAAGTGCGAGTATGCTCACTAACGATATTAAGCCTTCGCGCTTTCAGGTAGCTAAGGAAGTAGCGGCAGAATTTGTGAAAAGCAGACCGGTAGATAGAATAGGGTTAGTGATTTTCGGCGGTGAAAGTTTTACTAAATGCCCTATTACTTCCGATAAAAATACTCTTTTGACGCAGTTGCAAAGTCTTAAGATTAAAGATGGAGGCTATCTTGCCGATGGAACATTGATAGGAGAAGGGCTAGCTATGGCAGTAAATAGAGTGAGTAAGGGAAGTAGTAAAAGTCGAGTGGTTATTTTGCTTACTGATGGAAAAGAAGAGGCGCCGGTTACAAGAATCATTGATCCTTATACAGCAACTGAGATTGCTAAGGCAGAAAATGTAAAGGTGTATTGTATTGGTCTGGGCTCGACAGAGTTTATGATAGAGCAAGTGGTAAAAGATAATGCAGGCAACACTGTAAGAAATGATATTGATGAAACACTCTTAACGCGTATAGCTTCGGAGACAGGTGGTAAGTATTTTCGGGCTACGGATAAAGCCTCACTACAGGCTATTTATTCAGAAATCGATCAGCTGGAAAAATCGAAGGTAGAAATTATCAGATATAAAGAGATTGAGGAGATGTTTATTCCGTTTGTATTGTTGGCGCTGGGGCTATTGTTTATAGAGCTTCTATTACGCTTTACGATATTTAAGACCTTTCCTTGA
- the ravA gene encoding ATPase RavA: MMNKTAEDIRILNEKIAIAGAFTDKLKEEIGHVIIGQSHMLDRLLIGLLSNGHVLLEGVPGLAKTLTIKSLATAIQANFSRIQFTPDLLPADVIGTLIYNQQENDFVVRKGPIFANFILADEINRAPAKVQSALLEAMQERQVTIGDTTYKLEEPFLVLATQNPLEQEGTYPLPEAQADRFLMKVIVRYPEMHEEQLILRSNVQSIQLPEIKPVVNIKDVLHARDLVRDIYLDEKVERYILDIVFASRYPGRYQAQKLEPLISYGASPRGSINLALAGKAQAFLNKRGFVIPEDIRSIAHDVLRHRIGLTYEAEAENVNVEDIIDEILRQVNVP, encoded by the coding sequence ATGATGAATAAAACCGCAGAAGATATTAGAATTTTAAATGAAAAAATTGCTATTGCCGGCGCCTTTACTGATAAGCTGAAGGAGGAAATTGGTCATGTTATCATAGGCCAGTCGCATATGTTGGACCGACTACTGATTGGGCTTTTAAGTAATGGACACGTATTGCTCGAAGGGGTGCCGGGATTGGCAAAAACGCTTACCATTAAATCGTTGGCTACAGCTATACAAGCTAACTTCAGTAGAATACAGTTTACACCAGATTTATTGCCTGCAGATGTAATCGGCACATTGATTTATAATCAGCAGGAGAATGATTTTGTGGTACGTAAGGGACCCATCTTTGCCAATTTTATTTTAGCTGACGAAATCAATCGTGCTCCGGCCAAAGTGCAGTCGGCTTTGCTGGAGGCTATGCAGGAGCGTCAGGTAACCATTGGCGATACCACCTATAAATTGGAAGAACCTTTTTTAGTGCTGGCTACACAAAATCCACTAGAGCAGGAAGGAACTTATCCTTTACCCGAAGCTCAGGCCGACAGATTTTTGATGAAGGTTATTGTACGTTATCCCGAGATGCACGAAGAGCAGCTGATCCTTCGTTCCAACGTACAATCCATACAGCTTCCCGAAATAAAACCTGTGGTCAACATAAAGGATGTATTACATGCGCGGGATTTAGTGCGTGATATTTATCTCGACGAAAAAGTAGAGCGTTACATACTGGATATTGTATTTGCCAGCCGCTATCCCGGACGATATCAGGCCCAAAAACTAGAGCCTCTTATTTCCTACGGAGCTTCCCCAAGAGGCAGCATCAATCTGGCTTTAGCAGGAAAGGCACAAGCTTTCTTAAATAAAAGAGGATTTGTAATACCCGAAGATATTCGCAGTATTGCACATGATGTGTTGCGGCATCGCATCGGGCTTACATATGAGGCTGAGGCCGAAAATGTAAATGTAGAAGATATTATTGATGAAATTTTAAGACAGGTGAACGTTCCTTAA
- the nadE gene encoding Glutamine-dependent NAD(+) synthetase has product MKIALAQQNYHIGNFDLNVQKIISGIQEAKKQGADLVIFSELCVCGYPPRDFLEFNDFINQCYQALDTIKEHADTIGVLVGAPARNPNFEGKDLFNAAYLLYEKEIKAEVHKTLLPTYDVFDEGRYFEPAYDWNVVPFKGKKLAVTICEDIWNMGENPLYRITPMEKLIQFEPDVIINLSASPYNYAQDVVRNGIVKAHTLKYKLPMFYCNTVGSQTEIVFDGGSLVYDSAGNQVAELKYFEEDFGVFELDDLIKETSPQSEDSVKIYYSASEVSAGRDVLEYLKDEKNIAEIRSALVLGIRDYFSKMGFTKAILGSSGGIDSAVTLALAVEALGQENVRAILMPSHFSTSHSISDAEALSQNLQNPYDIIPIKNIYDSFLTELKPIFQDLPFSVAEENIQSRTRGNLLMAIANKFGYILLNTSNKSELATGYGTLYGDMAGGLSVLGDVYKTQVYALARLINKEKEVIPHHILVKAPSAELRPNQKDSDSLPEYDELDTILFKYIEERQGPKELIAQGFDETLVNRILRLVNMNEYKRNQFCPIIRVSYKAFGVGRRLPIVAKYLS; this is encoded by the coding sequence ATGAAAATAGCATTAGCTCAGCAGAACTATCATATCGGAAATTTTGATCTAAATGTGCAGAAAATTATCAGCGGTATCCAGGAGGCCAAAAAGCAAGGTGCCGATTTAGTAATATTTTCAGAATTATGTGTATGCGGTTATCCTCCACGCGATTTTCTGGAGTTTAATGATTTTATCAACCAGTGCTATCAGGCCCTTGATACGATAAAAGAACATGCAGATACTATTGGCGTACTGGTGGGTGCTCCTGCTCGAAACCCTAATTTCGAAGGAAAGGACTTATTCAATGCGGCTTATTTGTTATATGAAAAAGAAATTAAGGCCGAAGTGCATAAAACATTACTTCCTACTTATGATGTATTTGATGAGGGACGTTATTTTGAGCCTGCATATGATTGGAACGTAGTCCCCTTTAAGGGCAAAAAATTAGCGGTCACTATATGTGAAGATATCTGGAACATGGGCGAAAATCCCCTATATCGAATTACGCCAATGGAAAAGCTGATTCAGTTTGAGCCTGATGTCATCATCAATCTTTCGGCTTCTCCTTACAATTATGCGCAGGATGTGGTGCGCAACGGTATCGTCAAAGCTCATACGCTCAAATATAAACTGCCGATGTTTTACTGTAATACGGTAGGCTCTCAAACCGAAATTGTGTTTGATGGGGGTAGTTTGGTGTATGATAGTGCAGGTAATCAAGTGGCCGAATTGAAATATTTTGAAGAAGACTTTGGGGTTTTTGAATTGGACGATTTGATTAAGGAGACCTCTCCTCAAAGTGAAGATTCGGTGAAGATTTATTACTCAGCTTCGGAAGTGAGTGCAGGTAGGGATGTATTGGAGTATCTCAAAGATGAAAAAAATATCGCCGAAATTCGCTCAGCACTAGTACTGGGTATTAGAGATTATTTCTCCAAAATGGGTTTCACTAAGGCTATTTTGGGATCCAGTGGAGGTATTGATAGTGCTGTAACACTGGCGTTGGCGGTAGAAGCATTGGGCCAGGAAAATGTGCGTGCCATCCTTATGCCTTCACACTTTTCTACATCTCACTCCATAAGTGATGCGGAGGCGTTGAGCCAAAATCTTCAAAATCCTTATGATATTATTCCCATTAAAAATATCTATGACAGCTTCCTCACCGAGCTAAAACCTATTTTTCAGGACTTGCCTTTTAGCGTTGCGGAAGAAAACATTCAAAGTCGTACGCGAGGAAATCTGCTGATGGCTATAGCCAATAAATTCGGTTATATTTTGCTTAATACATCCAATAAGAGTGAGCTGGCAACCGGTTACGGAACATTGTATGGGGATATGGCCGGTGGATTGAGTGTATTGGGCGATGTGTATAAAACTCAGGTGTATGCGCTGGCCCGCTTGATTAATAAAGAAAAAGAAGTTATACCTCATCATATTTTAGTAAAAGCGCCATCGGCAGAATTAAGGCCCAATCAAAAAGACAGCGACAGTCTGCCCGAATATGATGAGTTGGATACTATTTTGTTTAAGTATATTGAGGAGCGGCAGGGACCTAAAGAACTCATAGCGCAAGGATTTGATGAAACGCTCGTAAACCGCATCTTGCGCCTTGTAAACATGAATGAGTATAAACGCAATCAGTTTTGCCCTATCATTCGCGTCAGCTATAAAGCATTTGGTGTAGGACGAAGATTGCCTATTGTGGCAAAATATTTGAGCTGA
- a CDS encoding Long-chain-fatty-acid--CoA ligase FadD15, whose product MNYPTYRLFDAISYQLENFPKSDALNAKENGRWRSYSTQEIENLVNRFSAGLLIRGVSGGDFTAENSDKIAIISGNRPEWVFTDLAVQQTGAILTPIYPTTALPELEYILNESQAKYIFVSNAELVEKVKSVNTPYLQGIYTFDKVEGVPHYSELLDLADDGTLHTLEKIKQQIPNSHVATIIYTSGTTGVPKGVMLTHSNIVSNIYFSKASFPFPDQPQTKTLSFLPLNHIFEKMITYLYMFSGISIYYAESLETIADNLREIKPDGFTTVPRLLEKVYEKIMAKGNALTGIKRKLFFWSIQLGMQYDNINPPKGLYNFKLSIARKLVFKKWREALGGNISFIITGGAAASEKLLRVFNAAGIPVYEGYGPTENSPVICVNRKQNNDTRYGTVGPAIEGIEVKLAEDGEILVKGPCVMKGYYKHPELTAEVIKDGWLHTGDIGTLIENRFFKITDRKKELFKTSGGKYVAPQPIENKMKESKFIEQIIVVGSERKFVGALIVPAFNVVREWMKENNLPEMSNEEIVKNDKVHELFRSVLDHHNKSINKVEQIKKFVLLPKEWSVDGGEMTPKLSLRRKVILEKYAAEIESIYH is encoded by the coding sequence ATGAATTACCCAACTTACCGATTGTTTGATGCCATATCCTACCAGTTAGAAAACTTCCCTAAATCCGACGCTCTAAATGCTAAAGAGAACGGACGATGGAGATCTTACAGTACTCAAGAGATCGAGAATTTGGTTAACCGATTTTCAGCCGGCCTCCTCATCCGGGGCGTAAGCGGTGGCGACTTCACTGCTGAAAATAGCGACAAAATTGCTATCATTAGTGGTAACCGGCCGGAATGGGTGTTTACCGACCTAGCTGTTCAGCAGACCGGCGCTATTCTCACGCCTATCTATCCCACTACAGCACTACCAGAACTGGAATATATTTTAAATGAATCGCAGGCCAAATACATCTTTGTAAGTAACGCCGAACTGGTAGAAAAAGTAAAATCGGTAAATACCCCCTATCTGCAAGGTATCTATACTTTTGATAAAGTAGAAGGCGTACCTCATTACTCGGAATTACTGGATCTCGCGGATGACGGCACATTACATACTTTAGAAAAAATAAAACAACAGATACCTAATTCTCATGTGGCCACTATCATTTATACAAGTGGCACTACAGGTGTACCCAAAGGAGTAATGCTTACTCATAGCAATATTGTAAGTAATATCTATTTTTCTAAAGCCAGTTTTCCATTCCCTGATCAGCCGCAAACCAAAACATTAAGCTTTCTGCCACTCAATCATATTTTCGAAAAAATGATTACTTACCTGTACATGTTCAGTGGTATCAGCATCTATTACGCAGAAAGCTTGGAAACCATTGCCGATAATTTAAGAGAAATAAAACCTGATGGATTTACTACCGTTCCCCGTTTGCTGGAAAAGGTATATGAAAAAATTATGGCCAAGGGGAATGCACTGACAGGCATCAAAAGGAAACTATTCTTCTGGAGTATTCAACTGGGCATGCAATACGATAATATTAATCCACCCAAGGGGCTCTATAATTTTAAACTCTCCATTGCCCGAAAACTTGTATTTAAAAAATGGAGAGAAGCCTTGGGAGGAAATATCAGTTTTATTATCACAGGCGGTGCGGCAGCTTCCGAAAAACTTTTAAGGGTCTTTAATGCTGCGGGCATTCCGGTTTACGAAGGCTATGGACCAACAGAAAATAGTCCCGTAATCTGTGTTAACAGAAAACAAAATAACGACACCCGTTATGGAACTGTGGGTCCTGCCATTGAAGGTATTGAAGTAAAACTGGCCGAAGATGGGGAAATACTGGTCAAAGGCCCCTGTGTTATGAAAGGCTATTATAAACATCCAGAGCTCACCGCAGAAGTGATCAAAGATGGCTGGCTACATACGGGCGACATCGGCACACTCATCGAAAACCGATTTTTCAAAATAACCGACCGCAAAAAAGAACTCTTTAAAACCAGCGGCGGAAAATATGTTGCCCCCCAGCCCATCGAAAACAAAATGAAAGAAAGCAAGTTCATTGAGCAGATTATAGTAGTAGGCAGTGAACGCAAATTTGTAGGAGCCTTGATTGTTCCTGCATTTAATGTGGTCAGAGAATGGATGAAAGAAAACAATCTTCCCGAAATGAGCAACGAAGAAATCGTTAAAAACGATAAAGTGCATGAATTATTCCGCTCAGTACTTGACCATCACAATAAAAGCATCAATAAGGTAGAACAAATTAAAAAATTCGTACTACTACCCAAGGAATGGAGTGTAGATGGGGGTGAGATGACACCCAAACTGAGCTTGAGACGAAAAGTAATCTTGGAGAAATACGCTGCAGAAATCGAAAGCATCTATCATTAG
- the plsX gene encoding Phosphate acyltransferase → MNIGIDMMGGDYAPQEAVKGVKQYLLKNSFEQLHLVLFGNEEQLKPLLSENEVPQEKYTIQPTSQVIGMNEHPTKALKEKTDSSIAVGFQHLAAGKIDAFISAGNTGAMMVGAMFSIKVVEGVLRPTISSVIPKPDGSTGLLLDVGLNADCKPEHLNQFAVMGSVFCQYIFGVENPKVGLMNVGEEEGKGNILAQAAYPMLKSNKAINFIGNVEGRDVFRNQADVMVCEGFTGNVILKMAESIYDIAQEQQIDNPYLNRFNFEIYGGTPVLGVEKPVIIGHGISHATAFSNMIDVAVKMLNTDVLGKVKEAVQRI, encoded by the coding sequence ATGAATATAGGAATTGATATGATGGGTGGCGATTATGCGCCACAGGAAGCGGTGAAAGGGGTAAAGCAGTACCTTTTAAAAAATAGCTTTGAGCAATTACATTTGGTATTGTTCGGGAATGAAGAGCAACTGAAGCCTCTGTTATCTGAAAACGAAGTACCTCAAGAAAAGTATACCATTCAACCTACTTCACAGGTGATTGGTATGAACGAACATCCTACCAAAGCACTGAAAGAAAAAACTGATTCGTCTATTGCCGTAGGATTTCAGCATTTAGCCGCAGGAAAAATAGATGCCTTCATCAGCGCAGGCAATACTGGTGCGATGATGGTAGGCGCTATGTTTAGTATTAAAGTGGTTGAGGGAGTTTTGAGGCCAACTATTTCTTCGGTAATCCCTAAGCCGGACGGTAGTACAGGCTTACTGTTGGATGTAGGATTGAATGCCGATTGTAAACCGGAACATCTTAATCAATTTGCCGTAATGGGTTCTGTATTCTGTCAGTACATTTTTGGAGTGGAGAATCCTAAAGTAGGCCTGATGAATGTGGGTGAAGAAGAAGGCAAGGGAAATATACTAGCACAGGCAGCCTATCCTATGTTGAAAAGCAACAAGGCTATTAATTTTATCGGAAACGTGGAGGGGCGCGACGTATTTAGGAACCAAGCCGATGTGATGGTTTGTGAAGGATTTACCGGCAATGTTATTTTGAAAATGGCCGAGTCTATTTACGATATTGCCCAAGAACAACAAATCGATAATCCCTATTTGAACCGCTTTAATTTTGAAATTTACGGAGGTACTCCTGTGCTGGGTGTAGAAAAACCTGTGATTATCGGCCACGGTATTTCTCATGCCACAGCCTTTAGCAATATGATCGATGTGGCTGTAAAAATGCTGAATACCGATGTTCTAGGTAAGGTAAAGGAAGCAGTGCAACGCATATAA
- the miaB gene encoding tRNA-2-methylthio-N(6)-dimethylallyladenosine synthase, with the protein MLDLVAHKVHDESRQGESYAPQNPDNKVYTRKFYIESYGCQMNFADSEIVASILNKEGFGATRNLEEANLIFINTCSIREKAEQTVRNRLQEFRKIKTQNPGTLIGVLGCMAERLKAKFLEEEKLVDIVVGPDAYRSLPKLVAEASEGHKSVNVLLSREETYADISPIRLNSNGVSAFVSIMRGCNNMCSFCVVPFTRGRERSRDAESIVRECRELFENGYREVTLLGQNVDSYYYTPPYSQPEEAQPVTFARLLEMVAQISPLLRVRFSTSHPKDITRDVLTTMAAYENICKCIHLPVQSGSTRILQLMNRTYTREWYMRKVDEIREILPDCSITSDIIAGFCTETEEDHQETLSIMDYCQYDLSYMFFYSERPGTLAQRRYKDDVPLEVKKRRLQEIIEKQNQLSLNNYKKDIGKTFKVLVDGDSKRSADDWVGRNSQNKVVVFPKKGTTCQKGDYVNVKIKDCTQATLFGEVV; encoded by the coding sequence ATGCTGGACCTGGTAGCACATAAAGTACACGATGAAAGCAGACAAGGCGAGAGCTATGCTCCGCAAAACCCTGATAATAAAGTATATACACGTAAGTTTTATATAGAAAGCTATGGCTGTCAGATGAATTTTGCCGACAGCGAAATTGTGGCATCCATTCTTAATAAAGAAGGCTTTGGAGCCACCCGTAATCTGGAAGAAGCTAATCTCATCTTCATCAATACCTGTTCTATTCGCGAAAAAGCAGAGCAAACAGTACGAAACAGGTTGCAGGAGTTCAGAAAAATTAAAACACAGAACCCCGGCACCCTAATAGGTGTCTTAGGTTGTATGGCCGAACGCCTCAAAGCCAAGTTTCTGGAAGAAGAGAAGCTGGTGGACATTGTGGTAGGCCCCGATGCATACCGCAGCCTACCCAAGCTTGTAGCTGAAGCCTCCGAAGGCCATAAAAGCGTAAACGTATTACTCAGCCGTGAAGAAACTTATGCCGACATCTCCCCCATCCGTCTTAACTCGAATGGGGTGAGCGCCTTTGTAAGCATTATGCGCGGTTGTAATAATATGTGTTCTTTCTGTGTAGTGCCTTTTACTCGCGGAAGAGAACGCAGCCGTGATGCCGAAAGTATCGTGAGAGAGTGCCGAGAGCTGTTTGAAAATGGCTATCGCGAAGTAACCTTGCTCGGACAAAACGTGGATAGTTATTACTATACACCTCCCTATTCTCAGCCGGAAGAGGCCCAGCCCGTAACCTTTGCACGACTACTGGAAATGGTGGCTCAGATATCTCCCCTGCTAAGAGTGAGATTTTCCACTTCGCACCCTAAAGATATTACCCGCGATGTACTCACTACTATGGCCGCTTATGAAAACATTTGCAAGTGCATTCATTTGCCCGTACAAAGTGGGTCCACACGCATACTACAATTAATGAACCGTACTTATACCAGAGAATGGTATATGCGTAAAGTGGATGAAATTCGGGAAATTTTGCCCGACTGTAGTATTACATCCGACATTATAGCCGGTTTCTGCACCGAAACGGAAGAAGATCATCAGGAAACACTGTCTATAATGGATTACTGCCAGTACGATTTGAGCTACATGTTCTTCTATAGCGAAAGACCTGGCACTTTAGCTCAAAGAAGATATAAAGATGATGTTCCGCTAGAAGTTAAAAAACGTAGACTTCAGGAAATTATCGAAAAACAAAATCAACTATCCCTCAATAACTATAAAAAAGATATCGGTAAAACCTTTAAAGTGCTGGTAGACGGTGACAGCAAGCGTAGTGCCGATGACTGGGTAGGACGCAACTCTCAGAATAAAGTAGTGGTATTCCCTAAAAAAGGAACCACCTGCCAAAAAGGTGATTATGTAAATGTCAAAATCAAAGATTGCACACAGGCGACTTTGTTCGGAGAAGTTGTTTAG